Below is a genomic region from Papio anubis isolate 15944 chromosome 14, Panubis1.0, whole genome shotgun sequence.
gagtttgagaccagcctggccaagaagtttggtgaaaccctgtctctacaaaaatatgtatCTCGTATCtataaaagagtaaaattttcTAGGGTAGAGAAATGCTGTTTAacagcctggaaaaaaaaaattctgaggctTACTCCTTATGGCAATATTTGAGATGTAGCTTTATTCTTCTAACTCTTATCCCacaccttcctcctctctcctacAAAGGTAGCTGAAGGGTGTATGGAGGAAGCATGGCCTCCGGAGTGTGTGCCCTGGGATCGAAGAAACCTAAATTCAAATTGCAGTCCGGTCGCTTACTAATAACTCCGGAACTCTGGACAAACTTATTTAAATTTACTAagtttctgtttccttatctgtgaaataggaACAACGAAGatgcctacttcatagggttaCTGACAGGAGTCAATGAACTCATGAAAGTAAAAAACTCATGACCAAGTCAGGTGGTTTTCTTTTCCCAGGGTCTACTATTTTAGAATGTTTGAATTTTCTGAGTTTTGATCCCTTTGATACATGATTAGATGATGATAATACCAAAGCCAAAGTATACTACAGGAATAACGGCTATTAAACTACTAggtatttaaaagtaaaagtacttttctgaagagcctatatatattacatatatatatgtatatataaaaactcATCTCACAAATTAAACTCTAATACATTGTGTTAACTGCACCAAATTTGCCAAGAAGCATCCAAATGACTCAACATAGTAAAGCGCAACATAATAGATTTCCCCAACTTCGGCTATCCCCACAAAGCGAGGTAACTTCAGCAGCAGGCGAGGCAAGTGGTAAATCTTAAAAAGATTCTGGTGTGGATTTAAGGTATGGTGTGGGTTTAAGGTATGGGTTTAAGAGAGACTTAAGGTCAGGCCCCAAATGCTACTTAATAAATGTGAGACcctggacaaattacttaatgtTCTAAACCCTGCTAATAAAGGAATATGTATCTGTTTTAGTTCCAAGACAGTTAaaggaattaaatgagaaaaatctagGGAAACTGCCTAACAGCTCCTCTCTCTACGTATTTAAGCAGAAATAActtgaattaacttttaaaaacattaatcacCACGGATTTTAAAATTCCAGGATTCAAGTACTGGAGTAATGAGATGTATTATACAAATTGGACAGACCATCAAAAGGGTTCAAGAACAGAATGTAGCACAGTCGACCCACCTCCCGTCATCAGGCAGACTGCTCAGGTTTCATTCAGACCACTTACCAGCATGGAAACCACCCCCATACTTACCATGGCCTCTGCTTCTTCTTTAGGAGCAGCTCGCTTTAACTTCACTGGAGTAGTTCCAACAGGGGACAATGGTGGCGACTTCACAGGGCCTGAAGGACTTTTCCTATGCGTTAAGTCATGGTTCTGTTTAgtgtcattattattgtgttCCGTTTTATTGTTCATAGGCAAATTGGAAGACAAAATTAGGGGTGAAACACTCGAAGAGGAATTTGATAATTTTCTAAAGGCATTACTGGTAAAGCTTGCCTGAGGGGGAGGCTTGAGTCGATCATTATCTCCATTCTctgtctttttcacttttatgCTTGTACTTGTTGAACTTCCATCAAATACGATGAGGGGTCTTTTCCTTAACCCATCTACAGTACTACTCCTGAAATCAAAGAGATGCACTCTTGAAAAATACCATCTGGAATTCAAGTTCACTGGAATTCAAGttaaaataaacagtaaacaaAAAGATTTATTGATAAGACTAATCTATTCTAAGTGAgactattaaaaatgaattttctatGTTCACTCTAAATGAAAGAATTTCCTAgtgttttatttcaaagtttaaaatagTTATGTACAAGAAATTCAAAGTTAGCTTTAATGTATACACAAGAtgcagctatttttaaaacatcaattaaCCATCTagccctggaacttaaaatgagATTTcctagttaaaaaacaaacaccagcTTATTGATGGGGTTATCTTAACCATGCAAtctgttattatttaaaaaggataataaactataaaactatacCAAGACTACCACAGTAGCAGTCTACAAATGAGGCACAGCATTCTACTCCATTCAATAAAGGTCTCTAAAGCCAAGGCATTTTCTAAACTAATTGTAACTATGACATTTGTACAAGTTCAATTGTAAAATTTGGCAAGTGTCTCATATTTACCTCCTGGAAACCTAATTTCCACTCTTAATAGTAAAGGTTAATAATGAAAGCATTTATTTGCTTACTACTTATTATACCTCAAGCTATATCACAgatcaattgaaaaaaaaattttttttttttttttgagagggagttgcactcttgttgcctagggtggcattcaatggcacgatctcggctcactgcaacctctacctcccaggttcaagcgattctcctgcctcagcctcctgagtagctgggattacaggtgcgtgccaccatgcccagctaatttttgtatttttagtagagacggggtttcaccaagttggccaggctggtcttgaactcctgacctcagggtgatccacccgcctcagcctcccaacatgctgggattacaggcgtgagccactgcgcctggccttaaaaaaaaaaatccttttaattaAACATGTTAAAATAACTTGACATAGCCAGTTATCAGGAAGAACATTTTAGCCCTGCCACTCAAAGTGTGATCCAGGGACCAGCAGCACCAGCACAGCAACGTCATTAGCTTGGGAGCTTGTAAGAAATGGAGAGTCTGGGGCATCAACCTGAACTAATACATCAAACCCACCTTTGAACCAGACTCCTAGGTAGTTGGCCAAACTCAACAATTCTTGGGTCATCACTGAACATTATTTggtagaaaatgagaaataagctCACTGTATACCCACTGCCTTTGTAGAAGTAGAAGGGAAACAGGGACTGAGAGCAGGGTTTGACAATTTGTTTAATCTAAGATTCAAGaggcacattaaagtttgagaagcaccgGGCTATATTGCTATGGACCTGGTCCTAGCTCTGTGTGACCGTGGGCATGTTATAGCTCTTCTCAGGATCTCAGTTCCTCCACAGATGAAATAATAAGCAGTTCAACAATACAAGATGATCTCTTGGATCCTTCCAGTTCTAATGCTCTGATCCAattgtgaatttaaaaaacagtcaAAGATCCTTTCCGAAATGATTTTGGGGGACTAATCAAGACAGTTGTACGAAGATTGCTTCAAAGGAAACTATGACCAGCACATAAAGTTTTGCTTATTAGAACAATATGCCTGAATGTGCTGATCAAGAGGAAAATACTGGCTGAATACCagcaaaagtaaattaaaagtcATATGCAGTGTAAGCCATATTTATGAAAGTTAGCACCACTACATAGTCTGTACAAGTAAAAGTAACCACCAAGCTAAAATGATGGTCAATCTGAAATGCATTCTTGATCAAAGGTCAGACTGTGTATTTTCCAAAAGACAATGAGGAGACATGTATTCTTCGTACTTGGAGAATAATCTCAATCCTTAAGTTTTTCTTGGTAAAACAGAGACTAAAACTCAGAGGAACATACTCCCCTTTACCCCCACCTTCCTACTCTGTATTCTCTCACTGCTTCTAGTGGATTGCCTATGATGGTGTCTTACAAATAGAAGgtgctaaaaaaattaattgatcgATAGTATTCACTTGAGATATAATAGGCATAGAAGAGTTCACTTAAAGATCTTAGGACACTTTGTACTTATTAACCAATCAACAACACTGATTAATCAcatgtaattttctttaaaaaagaaaaatcgcTTGCTTGtggttttataaaaatttttttgaaattaaataattttaaatagcatAACTTAAGCTAGTTAACAGGCCCTTCATTTGTGTATTATTCAAAGACCTTAGAGTTTTACCTGACTTGacttttttctcaaaattcagGAAATCCTATTGGCTCTATCTTCAGACATGCATGCTCCAACCTACCAAATTTACTACTGTAGTCAAAGCTGCCGCCATCTATTGCCTGGATTACAGTATAGCCTTCTAATTTGTTTCCCTGCTTCCACTCTTATACACGCCCATTCCCTCCCCACACACCTTAAATCACTTCTTAGGACAGCAGCCAGAGTCTCCTGTCAAAATGTACATCTAATGATGTCACCACTCTGCTTAAAACCTTCTAGTGGCTTCTCATCTCAGAGTAAAGCCAAATTCCTTACAATGACTTACAAAGCTTCACATGATCTGACAACCTCTCCCGTTGGCCCCCAATACAACTCGTTCCTCCTACTTCGCCATCCAGCCCTGATAGCTGCTTTGTTGTTTCTGGTATATGATGGGCACATTCCAGATCCAGCCTCTTGTATTCTGCCTGGAATGCTAGCTTGTTCTCTTCTTCCTACAGgtctctctactaaaatgtcATTTCTCACTAAGATCGTTCCTGGACAATTTACCAAAAATTGTAATCTTTCTCCCTGGTCTTTATTACTATATAACAATACCATATCTTAACTGTGTTATTATGTTTCTCCCAACAAAAATATGAGCAGGgaattttgtcagttttattcaCTGCTATACGGACAGTGCCTGGTGCTCAATAGATAGTTATTGAGTAAATAACTTTTTTACTTAAGTTTACTTCAGGAAAAATCAGTAACTGTTTAGTTATATAAGATAAATTGAAAACCAGAACCACCAAAAAGTACCTTTTAGTCTCATTTTTAATCTCAtgttgttctcttttcttttccatcattttCCCCCATCTATTCTTCGGCAAATCCCTCTGAGGCAATGGTATTGCATGCTGGACATAAAGGTCAGTAAGACTGTCTTTGTTTACTCTTACATCAGTTTCAACAGCTATGTTCTTCTGtgggaaaggaaacaaaagcaatttcaaaacaacatttttGATTTTAGTAAGTAACCACCTTACCTAACAGGGTAAAACATGACTGCttaaataacaaattataaaaaaccATTTTCACAAAACACGTGCACTCAGAGGCAGTGTTATAGGTTGAATCCTGTAAATACGAGGTTCAGCCTCATCTTAAAGACAATGGTCATATTTTCTCAGTGTGACAAGGATTGCTGTCCACAACTGCTCAGCCAACACACCAAGCATGAAAGATCATTTCCAGTAATATTATCTTAATATACAAAGGGGATTGAAAACGGGAGACTGCCcgggaaaaacagacaaaagaaagcTAACAATGATTAACAATCACCACATTCTGTCAATAAGCTACTTTGAGTGTTACTATCATGATCAGATTAGTGGGATGAAGGTCACAGTCTGTCTTATATCTCTCGCGCTTCTATAATCTGGTGCTTCCTAAATTGAAGTTAACTACTAAGATTTCAAATAATACCACAGATAGAAACTGTTATCCCCGTACTGATGACAGTAGCAGTACATCATTAGAAAAGCCTGCACCCCATTTTCACTGGTCCTTTCAAGTAAGCCTCCAGTCACTGTCCAACCATCTCTATCTAAATCACCAAATTCCTCCTCATTTTCCAATTTGTTCTTGACATCATGAAAACCACAGCATAAACACAGTAGTAGTCATGAAGACAGAGTTTggatttaagaaggaaaaatgagaatGGAAATGAGATCACAGGCTCTTCAATTTCAACTCAGAAAGGCTTTAAAACATTACATTGAAAACATTAAACAGTACAACTGACAAGCCTATATCCTctaacaaaaactaataaaagcacattttacttctctttcGTATATTGGACTCACCTATTTTTACCCTGTACTCACTCAGAGGTAGGGGAAACTCCCAGGATTCTCTTGGACAACATTCCCAGAGAATTCACAGGCCCGTTACTTTGGAAAGTATTGCCTTAGGACAGCTGTTCTCAAAGCGTGCTGTCTAGGCCAGCAACCAGCtggttaaaaatgcaaaatttcaggCCACATTCCGGAACTACTGAACGAGAAACAGGGGACGGAGCCCATCAATCTGTGTTTTAGCAAGCCCTCGACTGATTCTTAAGTACCTAAAAAGTTTGATAACCACAGGTAAAAACTTACTACCATAATTAAAATAAGCTCTACTTGGCAAGAGGACTTGAAATTCAAGAAAGATAGGGTACCAGGGGAAAACCAtatggaaaacaacaaaatacactACATAAACCCCAAGGAAACTTTCAGTAATTCTCTATCACTTAAAAcatcacttttttcctttctcatttttctcctatTACTACAGGCCACACCAGCTGGAAAAGAGCACGCACTACATGGAGAGCCAGGAGCCCTGAATTCTCCCCCGGGCAGTACCACTTACAGATGCTGTGACCTTAAAcaagtcacttcatctctctAGAACTGTTTAATCATCTTTAAACGATTAGAGAGGGTGTGCAATGGACGGCTTCTCAGATGCTTTCCAGTCCTGACAGTCCATGATTTCTACCTTCCATGTCTATTCTACGCTTCTTCcccacttcctttcttcctcaggTCGGTGCTTACACACAGGCAGGGGGTGTCGCCTGGGATTCCTCTTTACAAGCCATCGGGACTCAGATAGATAAGCCCTATTTCCCAAGCATTCCTGATATTCTACGGACGTCTCTTTTTCGGAGAGGAGGCGAGGAGCGGGAGCGAGGGGACAGCTGGCTGGTTTGCGTGGGTGGAGAGTGGCACAAACCCGGCGGGAGTGTCAGTGGTTGCCGAGGGCTACTTAAGGCAAGCTCAGGTGCAagcgcctcacctgggaaggccCACTCGCccgccctccttccctccctccctccgatCCGGCGCGCCCAACCTGCTCTAGAGTGAGGAGAAGGAACTCTTGGGACAGCAGCTCCGGGTGCAGCAGCAGTTCCGAGTCCGTGCAGCTGCGACCGCCCACATCCCCCGCCATCGTCGTCGCCAGGAGACCCCAGTCGGCTACCCACAAAGCCCCGCGAAGGAAGCGTTCCGGAAGTGACGTACCCGGGCGGAGACTCGAGTGTGTCGTCACTCTGAGTGCGCCGCATGCGGGGCTCTTTCTCTCGCAGCTGGTGCGAGTGTTGGGGCCTGGTCCAGCTTGCAAAAGCTCGCAGAGACCAGAGAAAAGAGAACGATGTCAGACGTAGAAACAAATGGCGTGTCAAGTTttgcaggaagggagggaagagtgaaGCTCCGGGAGCCGGCGACGATTGGTCGCGCTTTCTGTGACGTCCAACGGCAGAGGTCAAAGGGATTCCTGGGGCAGCCTCAAGGGAAAGAATTCTGGCGCTGGGGGCCGGTATACAGTACTCTAAATATGGCAGTGGTTGTGTCTGAAATTATCgtgcttttctttgtttaatcTGTTTCTTGTCTCTTCATCGCCCTTCTATATAACGTAAGACCAGAGGCTTTATTTAGTGAATTCCCTGTAACCCAGGCTCCTTGGACAAATAGGTATTCAAGTATTTGTTTTGAAGTAATGCTCTGAATTAACCTGCTcacatgtaaaaaataataaccgGCTGGGCAACGCCAGTAATAACCGCCAAACGTTTGTTAGACATTTACAGTGTGCCAGGGACTGCGTTTTACGTGTATTATCACATTCCTCAGAACAGCCTAATGAGGTGTGTATTACCAGAATgcctatttttcagatgaggaagctgatgCATAGAAAGGATAATTTACTCAAGAGTGAGGAAGTAGTAAGCATGAAATCCAACTAcattttttctgcatgtattaaTAGCTATAGTgaagtttttaaattactgtagGTATCAATTATAGTCTAATTCCCAGTAATTCACTtactaagaaatattttctgcttctcttttatcATTCATGGGAGCGATACATATCCCTAAatattttgcacatttaaaacttaaacttgtcgggtgtggtggcttatgcctgtaatcccagcgtttcgggaggctcagatgggaggattgcttgaggccaggagttctaggctagcctgggccacatagtaagaccctgtatctacaaaaaaaaaaaaaaaaaaaaaaaattagccaggcatggtggtgtctcTGCggtactagctacttgggaggttgaggtggtaggatcacagGCGCCCAGCAATTCCAGCCTGCAGTTAGATAGGATGACcacactgtacttcagcctgggcgacagaatggtaccatgtctgaaaaaataaaacttacagatatgttttgaatatttattgtatGCATCCTCTGTGATGTGTCATTTTATTGGAAATTATTGCATTGTCTACAAAAATATGAAGAACTCTGAGGATGCCAAAAGATAAACCTCAAAAGAGTACTAGAAGTGAGATCCTCAAAAAGAGAAAGCTGAGAAGTGTTTcccaatttttcttatttatgtatgtaataCTTTATGTCTAAAAACTGAATTTCAGAGCTGGGAGGAAACTTAAAAGTTGCTCAGTCTAGTTCTTTCAGGTTGGTGCCAAGAAAGCTGATCAGACTTGCCCAAAATTGAACAGTCTTAAATCTGAGCTGAGGCAGGCATCTGTCTTAAATTGGAGTTAAATGTATTAGCGTCATGGTATTAACATCATCATATTCCACATCTCAAATCTTATTTGATTTTCATTACAATAGTGAAATAAGTGTGAttagtattatccccatttcctTCACCAGGAGGCACATTGTTTTAGTATCAAAAGCAGCTACCTTGGGAGAATCTGGGGCTAGAAACCTGACCTCATTTCAAGTTTTACTCTGTTGCACCAAAACCTTGGGTGAGTTACTCAGTTTCTCAGCTTCAGTCCCCTCATCAGGAAAATGCTGTCTTAGCACTTTTTGTGAAAGATGATCAAAGGAGTGGAGATTATTGTAGAGATTGTAAACACACTTGACACAGAGTAAGTGTTTAAGAACTGGCAGCTGGTTTTTACAAAGTTATTGGTCATAGAAGGCAGTTTAGAGGAAAGGGCAGGCTTTGGAGTGGCTCAGAGTTGTGTTATAACCTTGGCTTCTTTGCTTACCTAGGACATACACTCTAGCTGTAGCGTCCTCCCCTCTGAGATGGAAATTACAAGCCATCTCGCAATGTTGTGAGGATTGGAGCTCAAGGGTGTAAAATGCCTCTTCTGGGGGCTCTCCTTGGAGACGTCTTGTATCCTATTGATTGTCATCGAAGGAAAGAAGTGGCAGGATGATGGTGTAAGAAGGAAGAACCTTGAGTTTAACAGTCTGAAAAAGTGGTTACAGGTTCTTGCTGTGCTTTTTCTCTCTGCGGTTTTCTGAACCCATCGCCTACCCTGAAGCCTTAATTCATCTGCAAAAATGTTTTGTGGCAGGTAAGATGTCTTTTTATTCTTCCAGTACTTCCCAGTTTAAAACTAAGAGTACTTCCTTGCTTAAAACTAACTATATTAATACTGTTCTAGGTGCCTCTGAAGCAGAACTCTTGAGATGGAAGGGTTGtcatctgaggaaaaaaaatcgaGATTAAGAGAGGAGGGACTAGAATGAGATTCACTTACCCTCTCTCCTccaagggaaggaggagaggatggTGATGCCTGCCCAATCCTTCCTGGGCGGAACCTTTGTAGCATGGAACATTGGAGAATTTGCAGTCTGCTGACTTTCTGATTTAGGAGGTTGATGGGGAGGccttataatttgcatttctaacaagttctgaGGTGATGCTTCAAATATGTCCAGGCAGAAGGGCCGCCACGCAGAGATTTCTGCCATACCACATGAGAATTGAAGCCACAGACATCTCCAGCCCTCAAGCCTGAAACCAAAagactgaaaaccaaacactatgGTGGACAAAGAACATCTCAGAACTTCTGTGGGGACCAGTGACACAAGGACCTAAGGTCTCTCTCTTCTCATCTTGGCACTTCGGGTAGTCTCCCCAGTCTTGACAAAGCCCTGGAGAAAGGGGCGGGCCT
It encodes:
- the C14H2orf49 gene encoding ashwin isoform X1 — its product is MAGDVGGRSCTDSELLLHPELLSQEFLLLTLEQKNIAVETDVRVNKDSLTDLYVQHAIPLPQRDLPKNRWGKMMEKKREQHEIKNETKRSSTVDGLRKRPLIVFDGSSTSTSIKVKKTENGDNDRLKPPPQASFTSNAFRKLSNSSSSVSPLILSSNLPMNNKTEHNNNDTKQNHDLTHRKSPSGPVKSPPLSPVGTTPVKLKRAAPKEEAEAMNNLKPPQAKRKIQHVTWP
- the C14H2orf49 gene encoding ashwin isoform X2 — its product is MAGDVGGRSCTDSELLLHPELLSQEFLLLTLEQKNIAVETDVRVNKDSLTDLYVQHAIPLPQRDLPKNRWGKMMEKKREQHEIKNETKRSSTVDGLRKRPLIVFDGSSTSTSIKVKKTENGDNDRLKPPPQNHDLTHRKSPSGPVKSPPLSPVGTTPVKLKRAAPKEEAEAMNNLKPPQAKRKIQHVTWP
- the C14H2orf49 gene encoding ashwin isoform X3, producing the protein MAGDVGGRSCTDSELLLHPELLSQEFLLLTLEQKNIAVETDVRVNKDSLTDLYVQHAIPLPQRDLPKNRWGKMMEKKREQHEIKNETKRSSTVDGLRKRPLIVFDGSSTSTSIKVKKTENGDNDRLKPPPQEKSFRPCEVATIVPCWNYSSEVKASCS